A portion of the Pseudarthrobacter defluvii genome contains these proteins:
- a CDS encoding ABC transporter family substrate-binding protein, whose amino-acid sequence MRKLNRIGGAAAVAAALALTACGGGGGASGPETAKGQDSGSDLSKLISINEKPAADLQQGGKVTLPLGNIGPDFNGFSNNGNSADNSALQVPMNPVGMNSGGIGGCWKVDFKGKVTPNTDFCESVDSEVKDGKQTITIKVNPKATYNDGTPIDVKAFKNTWNILKSPDAGYDIVSSGAYEFVDSVEAGSNDKEVIVKTSRPVFPVDSLFFGLIHPAVNTPEIFNEGYNGNLHPEWMAGPFKLDQYDTAAKTVTLVPNDKWWGQKPVLSNVTFRQLETSAQIAAFKNGEIDAMNANTISLYKQLDGTKDTDIRRGQRLFAGGLNLNAQRITDVNVRKAIFAAVDREALRKVRFNGLNWEEPSSGSMMLLPFSEYYQDNYPVKETGPDAAKKVLTDAGYTANANGVMEKDGKPAAFKISNFGDDPTTLAVAQTLQKQLQAGGMDVGIDQRASADFGKVLGSREFDLSISGYTVGPDATDAVKQYYDSKVNENKLGDAELDKKIADLASIEDNAARNKAAMDVEKEHMAKYYSMGVVFNGPQISFVRKGLANYGPSLFQSLSQVPDWTTIGWEKK is encoded by the coding sequence ATGAGGAAACTGAACAGGATCGGCGGAGCTGCAGCGGTTGCTGCGGCACTGGCGCTGACCGCTTGCGGCGGCGGTGGCGGTGCCAGCGGCCCCGAAACCGCGAAGGGACAGGACTCGGGCAGCGACCTGTCCAAGCTGATCAGCATCAACGAGAAGCCGGCTGCCGATCTTCAGCAGGGCGGCAAGGTCACCCTGCCGCTGGGCAACATCGGCCCCGACTTCAACGGGTTCTCCAACAACGGCAACAGCGCGGACAACTCTGCGCTTCAGGTGCCCATGAACCCGGTGGGAATGAACAGCGGCGGCATCGGCGGCTGCTGGAAGGTGGACTTCAAGGGCAAGGTCACCCCCAACACGGATTTCTGCGAGTCGGTGGACAGCGAGGTCAAGGACGGCAAGCAGACCATCACCATCAAGGTGAACCCCAAGGCCACCTACAACGACGGCACGCCCATTGACGTCAAGGCCTTCAAGAACACCTGGAACATCCTCAAGAGCCCGGATGCCGGCTACGACATCGTCAGCTCCGGCGCCTACGAGTTCGTTGATTCGGTCGAGGCAGGCAGCAACGACAAGGAAGTCATCGTCAAGACCAGCCGCCCGGTCTTCCCGGTGGACTCGCTCTTCTTCGGTCTCATCCACCCCGCCGTCAACACCCCTGAGATCTTCAACGAGGGCTACAACGGCAACCTGCACCCCGAGTGGATGGCCGGCCCCTTCAAGCTGGACCAGTACGACACCGCCGCCAAGACCGTCACCTTGGTGCCGAACGACAAGTGGTGGGGCCAGAAGCCCGTCCTGTCCAACGTGACCTTCCGCCAGCTGGAAACCAGCGCCCAGATCGCCGCGTTCAAGAACGGCGAGATTGACGCCATGAACGCCAACACCATCTCCCTCTACAAGCAGCTGGACGGCACCAAGGACACCGACATCCGCCGCGGCCAGCGGCTGTTCGCGGGCGGCCTGAACCTGAACGCCCAGCGCATTACCGATGTCAACGTCCGCAAGGCAATCTTCGCCGCCGTGGACCGCGAAGCCCTGCGCAAGGTCCGGTTCAACGGCCTCAACTGGGAAGAGCCCAGCTCCGGTTCCATGATGCTGCTGCCTTTCTCCGAGTACTACCAGGACAACTACCCCGTCAAGGAAACCGGCCCGGACGCCGCCAAGAAGGTCCTCACCGACGCCGGCTACACCGCCAATGCCAACGGCGTCATGGAGAAGGACGGAAAGCCCGCCGCCTTCAAGATCAGCAACTTCGGTGACGATCCCACCACCCTGGCTGTGGCGCAGACCCTGCAGAAGCAGCTCCAGGCCGGCGGCATGGACGTCGGGATTGACCAGCGCGCCTCCGCCGACTTCGGCAAGGTCCTGGGCAGCCGCGAGTTCGACCTGAGCATCTCCGGCTACACCGTTGGCCCGGACGCCACCGACGCTGTCAAGCAGTACTACGACTCCAAGGTCAACGAGAACAAGCTGGGCGACGCCGAGCTGGACAAGAAGATCGCCGACCTCGCCTCCATCGAGGACAACGCCGCCCGCAACAAGGCAGCCATGGACGTGGAAAAGGAGCACATGGCCAAGTACTACTCCATGGGCGTGGTCTTCAACGGCCCGCAGATCTCCTTCGTCCGCAAGGGCCTGGCCAACTACGGACCGTCCCTGTTCCAGAGCCTTTCCCAGGTTCCGGACTGGACCACCATCGGCTGGGAAAAGAAGTAA
- a CDS encoding ABC transporter ATP-binding protein → MSSETTTGATQPARSDVERLHMAGLHAPTDAVLSVRDLNVRFNSENGVVHAVRGVDFDLMPGKTLGIVGESGSGKSVTSLAIMGLLPPTAEVSGSVRLKGRELLGLSDKDMCQYRGNDLAMVFQDPLSSLTPVFTVGTQIIEALTIHHPTMSRKAKEARAVELLAMVGIPSPKERLKAFPHEFSGGMRQRVMIAIAIANNPRVLIADEPTTALDVTIQAQVLEVLHTAQEETGAAVVMITHDLGVVAGMADDIMVMYAGKPVETGAVDDIYYNPRMPYTLGLLGAVPRVDAAEKTSLVPIAGMPPNLLHPPTGCSFAPRCPLVSDACLEGEPALAPVDGQGHRAACIKSEALGGDVDVHDVFAAPPVPVSRFDAIPRAERTTVLELKDVRKHFPLNRGALIKRRIGTVKAVDGLSFDVREGECFSIVGESGSGKTTTLLEIMEFHPDQDGEVVIGGLSNKQAADAKTKGKMRRELQMVFQDPTGALDPRFTVYEVLAEPLQNAGMDRAAIRKRIMELMKLVGLQPDHVNRFPNQFSGGQRQRIGIARALAVNPKLVVLDEPVSALDVSVQAGVINLLDHLRAELGLSYLLVAHDLSVVRHISNRVAVMYLGKIVEIGAVDRVFDNPRHPYTRALLSAIPVPDPQLERTRERIILQGDLPSPLQAPKGCNFATRCPVFAALPAAKQEKCLTLEPPLEAAASATDQQFACFFPDGELDEDMLVVHEPADHHAP, encoded by the coding sequence ATGAGCAGCGAAACCACCACCGGAGCCACCCAGCCAGCACGGTCCGACGTCGAGCGGCTGCACATGGCAGGACTGCATGCCCCCACCGACGCGGTGCTGTCGGTCCGCGACCTCAACGTCCGTTTCAATTCCGAGAACGGCGTGGTCCACGCAGTCCGGGGCGTCGACTTTGACCTGATGCCCGGAAAGACACTCGGGATCGTGGGTGAATCGGGCTCCGGCAAATCCGTTACCTCCCTGGCCATCATGGGACTCCTCCCGCCAACGGCAGAGGTCTCCGGGTCCGTCCGGCTCAAGGGCCGCGAACTGCTGGGGCTCAGCGACAAGGACATGTGCCAGTACCGCGGCAATGACCTGGCGATGGTCTTCCAGGACCCGCTGTCCTCCCTCACGCCGGTGTTCACCGTCGGCACCCAGATCATCGAAGCGCTCACCATCCACCACCCCACCATGAGCAGGAAAGCCAAGGAAGCCCGCGCCGTCGAACTCCTGGCCATGGTGGGCATCCCCAGTCCCAAGGAACGGCTGAAAGCCTTCCCGCACGAGTTTTCCGGCGGCATGCGCCAGCGCGTCATGATCGCCATCGCCATCGCCAACAACCCGCGCGTCCTGATCGCCGACGAGCCCACCACGGCCCTGGACGTCACCATCCAGGCACAGGTCCTCGAAGTGCTGCACACCGCGCAGGAGGAGACCGGGGCCGCCGTCGTCATGATCACGCACGACCTCGGCGTGGTGGCCGGGATGGCGGACGACATCATGGTCATGTATGCGGGCAAGCCCGTGGAGACCGGCGCTGTGGACGATATCTACTACAACCCCCGGATGCCCTACACCCTGGGCCTGCTGGGCGCCGTCCCGCGCGTGGACGCTGCCGAGAAGACCTCGCTGGTTCCCATCGCAGGCATGCCGCCGAATCTCCTGCACCCGCCCACCGGTTGCTCGTTCGCCCCCCGCTGCCCCCTGGTATCGGACGCCTGCCTCGAGGGCGAGCCCGCCCTGGCACCCGTCGACGGCCAGGGACACCGGGCCGCGTGCATCAAGTCCGAGGCCCTGGGCGGCGACGTGGACGTCCACGACGTGTTCGCCGCGCCGCCGGTGCCGGTGTCGCGCTTCGATGCGATTCCCCGGGCGGAGCGGACCACCGTGCTGGAACTCAAGGACGTGAGGAAGCACTTCCCACTGAACAGGGGCGCCCTGATCAAGCGCAGGATCGGAACCGTCAAGGCGGTGGACGGCCTCAGCTTCGACGTCCGCGAAGGCGAGTGCTTCTCCATCGTGGGCGAGTCGGGGTCAGGAAAGACCACCACGCTGCTGGAAATCATGGAGTTCCATCCGGACCAGGACGGCGAGGTGGTGATCGGCGGCCTCAGCAACAAGCAGGCGGCCGACGCAAAGACCAAGGGAAAGATGCGCCGCGAGCTCCAGATGGTGTTCCAGGACCCCACCGGGGCCCTGGACCCGCGGTTCACGGTGTACGAGGTCCTTGCCGAGCCGCTGCAGAACGCGGGCATGGACCGCGCCGCCATCAGGAAGCGGATCATGGAGTTGATGAAGCTCGTGGGGCTGCAGCCGGACCACGTCAACCGCTTCCCCAACCAGTTCTCCGGCGGCCAGCGGCAGCGAATCGGGATCGCCCGCGCCCTGGCCGTGAACCCCAAGCTGGTGGTCCTGGACGAGCCGGTGTCGGCCCTGGACGTATCCGTCCAGGCAGGTGTCATCAACCTCCTGGACCACCTGCGCGCCGAACTCGGCCTGAGCTACCTGCTGGTGGCTCACGACCTTTCCGTGGTGCGCCACATTTCCAACCGCGTGGCCGTCATGTACCTCGGGAAGATCGTGGAGATCGGGGCCGTGGACAGGGTGTTCGACAACCCCCGCCACCCCTACACGCGCGCGCTCCTGTCGGCCATCCCCGTGCCGGACCCGCAGCTGGAACGCACCCGCGAACGCATCATCCTCCAGGGCGACCTGCCCTCGCCGCTGCAGGCACCCAAGGGCTGCAATTTCGCCACCCGTTGTCCTGTCTTCGCGGCGCTGCCGGCGGCCAAACAGGAAAAGTGCCTCACCCTCGAACCACCGCTGGAAGCCGCGGCATCCGCCACGGACCAGCAGTTCGCCTGCTTCTTCCCGGACGGGGAACTGGATGAGGACATGTTGGTGGTCCATGAACCGGCGGACCACCATGCACCCTGA
- a CDS encoding ABC transporter permease produces MTNLNAVDLAAEAQDAHLESADVVIGKNTIIFRRFLRNKTAVAGLAIFLALTVFSFIGGFFTQWDKETIDPFNIGMPPSADHYLGTSQAGIDLYAMTVEGTRISILIGLVVGLVSVLVAAVYGCTMAYFGGKVDKVMLFILEALIMMPALLVVAVATSGGGAGLKRDLPSWLLLIIVLLVFSWMGTARLIRSMSMSLMQRDFVKAAQYMGVPPRRIVWRHLVPNIGSLLILDITRGVTAAILAEVAFSFIGIGIKVPDVSLGVLIGAATSQVQTFPWMFWVPLAVMFLLTGSLAMMNDGLRDAFDPSSSSTGKAKKARARKITAEKKTA; encoded by the coding sequence ATGACCAACCTCAATGCCGTCGACCTGGCAGCCGAAGCGCAGGATGCGCACCTGGAAAGCGCCGACGTCGTCATCGGCAAAAACACCATCATCTTCCGCCGGTTCCTGCGCAATAAGACGGCAGTGGCGGGCCTGGCCATCTTCCTGGCCCTGACCGTTTTCTCGTTCATCGGCGGATTCTTCACGCAGTGGGACAAGGAAACGATCGACCCCTTCAACATCGGGATGCCGCCGTCGGCCGACCACTACCTCGGCACGTCGCAAGCGGGCATCGACCTCTATGCCATGACCGTCGAGGGCACCAGGATTTCCATCCTAATCGGCCTGGTGGTGGGCCTGGTCTCGGTCCTGGTTGCCGCGGTCTACGGCTGCACCATGGCCTATTTCGGCGGCAAGGTGGACAAGGTGATGCTGTTCATCCTGGAAGCGCTGATCATGATGCCGGCGCTCCTGGTGGTGGCAGTTGCCACCAGCGGCGGAGGCGCAGGCCTTAAGCGCGACCTTCCCTCGTGGCTACTGCTCATCATCGTCCTGCTGGTGTTCAGCTGGATGGGTACCGCCCGCCTGATCCGCTCCATGTCCATGTCGCTGATGCAGCGGGACTTCGTCAAGGCCGCCCAGTACATGGGCGTCCCGCCGCGCCGTATCGTCTGGCGCCACCTGGTGCCGAACATCGGCTCGCTGCTGATCCTGGACATCACCCGCGGCGTCACCGCCGCAATCCTTGCCGAGGTGGCGTTCTCCTTCATCGGCATCGGCATCAAGGTCCCGGACGTGAGCCTCGGCGTGCTGATCGGCGCCGCAACCTCGCAGGTGCAAACCTTCCCGTGGATGTTCTGGGTTCCGCTCGCCGTCATGTTCCTGCTGACCGGATCCCTGGCCATGATGAACGACGGCCTGCGAGACGCCTTTGACCCCAGCTCCAGTTCCACCGGCAAGGCCAAGAAGGCCAGGGCCCGTAAAATCACGGCGGAGAAGAAGACGGCATGA
- a CDS encoding ABC transporter permease, translating into MLKYLAKRGITYVVMIFLTTSAGYFLAVSSLKPALLEQERIPRPTPEQVANSMRLKGLDPDLSPWERYVDWLTGIVTRWDWGRSPNGAYINAEFGDRVWISTRLFLASIILTLVIGVALGVYSAARQYKFQDRAITSYSYLAHIVPAPIAYFLVQLGAISINESAGNRIFFVTGISTPGVAPGWPQFVDLLAHYAVPTVAITLVGWGSYQIAQRQYLLDNVNADFVRTARAKGLSRNQAIARHALRVSFIPVAQSIAFTIPAIFAGGFFAEKIFAWPGVGSWSIDAISLQDVNAATATLAYGSVIFAIGAILADFATTLVDPRVRVQ; encoded by the coding sequence ATGCTCAAGTACCTCGCCAAGCGCGGCATCACCTATGTGGTGATGATCTTCCTCACCACGTCCGCCGGTTATTTCCTGGCTGTCAGCTCGCTCAAGCCGGCGCTCCTCGAACAGGAGCGGATCCCCCGGCCAACCCCGGAACAGGTCGCCAACTCGATGCGGCTGAAGGGACTGGACCCGGACCTCAGCCCATGGGAGCGCTACGTTGACTGGCTGACCGGCATCGTCACCCGCTGGGACTGGGGCCGGAGCCCCAACGGCGCCTACATCAACGCCGAGTTCGGGGACCGCGTCTGGATCTCCACCCGGCTCTTCCTGGCGTCGATCATCCTCACCCTGGTCATTGGCGTTGCGCTGGGCGTCTATTCGGCGGCACGCCAGTACAAGTTCCAGGACCGGGCCATCACGTCCTACAGCTACCTTGCCCACATTGTGCCCGCGCCCATCGCCTACTTCCTTGTACAGCTGGGCGCCATCAGCATCAACGAATCAGCGGGGAACCGCATCTTCTTTGTCACGGGCATTTCCACCCCGGGCGTTGCGCCCGGCTGGCCCCAGTTCGTCGACCTGCTGGCCCATTATGCAGTGCCCACGGTGGCCATCACCCTGGTGGGCTGGGGGTCGTACCAGATCGCCCAGCGGCAATACCTTCTGGACAACGTCAACGCCGACTTCGTCAGGACTGCCCGGGCCAAGGGCCTGAGCCGGAACCAGGCCATCGCCCGCCACGCGCTGCGCGTCTCCTTCATCCCGGTGGCCCAAAGCATCGCGTTCACCATCCCTGCCATCTTCGCCGGCGGTTTCTTCGCCGAAAAAATCTTCGCCTGGCCGGGCGTTGGTTCCTGGAGCATTGATGCAATTTCGCTGCAGGACGTCAACGCCGCCACAGCCACGTTGGCCTACGGCTCAGTGATCTTCGCCATTGGCGCCATTTTGGCGGACTTCGCCACCACGCTTGTCGACCCGAGAGTGCGGGTGCAGTAA